From the Oryctolagus cuniculus chromosome 17, mOryCun1.1, whole genome shotgun sequence genome, the window GAGGCGACCCCAGGACTCAAGCCCCTGTCCCCACAGGGAGGCGACCCCGGGGACTGCACCCAGGTCCCACAGGGAGGCGACCCCGGGGACTCCCCCCAGGTCCCACAGGGAGGCGACCCCGGGGACTCAAGCCCCTGTCCCCACAGGGAGGCGACCCCGGGACTCCCCCCAGGTCCCACAGGGAGGCGACCCCGGGGACTTCACCCCAGGTCCCACAGGGAGGCGACCCCGGGACTCAAGCCCCTGTCCCCACAGGGAGGCGACCCCGGGACTCCCCCCAGGTCCCACAGGGAGGCGACCCCGGGGACTCAAGCCCCTGTCCCCACAGGGAGGCGACCCCGGGGACTCAAGCCCCTGTCCCCACAGGGAGGCGACCCCGGGGACTGCACCCAGGTCCCACAGGGAGGCGACCCCGGGGACTGCACCCAGGTCCCACAGGGAGGCGACCCCGGGGACTGCACCCAGGGCCCCACAGGGAGGCGACCCCGGGACTCAAGCCCCTGTCCCCACAGGGAGGCGACCCCGGGACTCCCCCCAGGTCCCACAGGGAGGCGACCCCGGGACTCAAGCCCCTGTCCCCACAGGGAGGCGACCCCCGGGACTGCACCCAGGGCCCCACAGGGAGGCGACCCCGGGGACTCAAGCCCCTGTCCCCACAGGGAGGCGACCCCGGGGGCTGCACCAGGGCCTCCCTGCTGGCGAGGGCGGGGGATCGGGCCGCCGCCCCCGGTGAGGCTAAGCCGGGCGCCGGCGCACGGTACCTGGTGTAGCCGCTGCCGTGGAAGTCGGTGCGGTTCAGACTCCGGATGACAGTTTGCTGTGGGGAGACAAAGCCATCAGCGGAAAGCGTCGCGCCGCCTGCCCCGCCTCGGGAAGCCGGGTCCCGGGAACTCGGAGGCTAAGCGCACACCCGGACGCCGAGCAGGCCCGGGGCTGCCGGACGGCGGGGCGCAGCGCGAGCCGCGCGGCTCCGACTCTCTCCACCCCAGCACCCGGCGCGGCGGCGCGCGGACAAGCAGGCAGCCAGTCAGCCGCGAAGAGGACGCGGGAGTGTGCAGCGCCCGTGAACAGCAAGCACCCCGAGATCACACCTGACCGCGGAGAGGCTGGGAGGCGCGGCCCGACTCACCGCCACATTCCCGCAGGTCTGAAAGGCGGTGAACATGAACATGAACGCCACTCCCAGAATAACGATGTTGAAAAGCTTTTTAGACTCCGGGGCCATCCTGGCTGCGCTCGGCTGTCCCCGGGGCGGCGCCGGCCCGGCGGCCAGCTTCCACTCCGCGCGGGTCGGCGCTGCGGGCCGGAGCCAAGTTCCCCCGCCGGCACGGTGAGCACGTGCCTAGGACGCCATGCGAGGACGGAGATCCCAGCCCCGGAGAAGCGCCGAGGACGCAGCGGCTCCAGGCGCCCGGGACTCACAGGCTGagggccagctgcagcggccagcgCCGCCCAGCCAGCGCAGCCCTGACTCACCGCGGGCGCGCGGCTCCGTCAGCTGACCGCAGCCGCCGCTCGGCccgctgggaaatgtagtccccGGCGGCACGCGACGCGCAGGCGCACTGCGAGCACTCCCGGCCCTGCTGAGAGGAGGCGGGGGCTGGGAAGCGGGACGCGGTCGGGAGTGGTGGGGAAGTGCGAGAGAGGGTCCTGGAGACGACCTAGTGGGGACTGACGGAGGCCGAGGACACAGCGAGGCAAAGGGGGACAGAAGCAGCCCTCTGACAGACTCGCAGCTGAGGGTCGAGCGGCAAAGCGGCGTGGACCTCGGGTATTGGCACGAGAGGAGGGCGGGGCCCAGCCTGATAGCCCCGCCTCTTCCGCCAGCCCGAACCGGAAGGAGCGTTTCGCGGGCTTTCCAACTGCCCTCCAGTTCCGCTCCCCCGCCCTCCCGCAGTGACAACGCGCTTTTCGGCCCGCCCGCCGGGCTCTGCGCAGGCGCGCACGGCAGGGGCGGGCGCGCGGCGTACGTCGttagggggcggggcggggcgagccAATCAGAGGATTCATTTCCGGGTGGCGCGGGCGCCATTTTGTGAGGCGAGCTATAAACGGGCGCTGGGGCCGGCCGCCCGCTCAGTCGCTGCTCAGGTGCGCCCGGCCGCGGGCTTTTACCTCTCGGCCTCCTCTCTAGACTCGCTTCGCGTTCCCACGCGGGAGGCGGCCGCCAGCGGGGAGGCGCGGCGTCGCCCGCCGGGACCTGAGGAAGCCGCCGCGTCGGCGCAGCGCGCGGGCCCGCCCAGGGCGTTAGAGTCTCGGCGCCAGTTCGCGGGGCCTCCGGCCGCCTCCCAGCCATGAGCTACGGCCGCCCGCCCCCCGATGTGGAGGGCATGACCTCGCTCAAGGTGGACAACCTGACCTACCGCACCTCGCCCGACACGCTGAGGCGCGTCTTCGAGAAGTACGGGCGCGTGGGCGACGTGTACATCCCGCGGGACCGCTACACCAAGGAGTCCCGCGGCTTCGCCTTCGTGCGCTTCCACGACAAGCGCGACGCCGAGGACGCCATGGACGCCATGGACGGCGCGGTGCTGGACGGCCGCGAGCTCCGCGTGCAGATGGCGCGCTACGGCCGCCCGCCGGACTCGCACCACAGCCGCCGCGGCCCGCCGCCCCGCAGGTACGGGGGCGGCGGCTACGGCCGGCGGAGCCGCAggtgagcggggcggggcgggcgggaggcCGGGCCGGCTCACAAAGGCCGGCGGAGCACGTGGGGCGCGCGGCCGCCGGGGACCCCGCCCTCCGCGCcccccgggctgggggcgggcgccGGGCCCCGCCGGGCGCGGAGGGAAATGGCGCCGCCGTGGCGGGCGCGAGATaatggcgggcgggcgggcggggcgggcgccgccTGGAGTGACCGCGCCGCGCTGCTCGTCCCGCCCCGCAGCCCGAGGCGGCGCCGCCGCAGCCGCTCCCGGAGTCGGAGTCGCTCCCGGTCCCGAAGCCGATCTCGCTACAGCCGCTCCAAGTCGCGGTCCCGCACGCGGTCGCGCAGCCGCTCGACGTCCAAGTCCAGATCGGCGCGAAGGTCCAAGTCCAAGTCCTCGTCGGTGTCCAGGTCGCGCTCACGGTCCAGGTCCCGGTCCCGGTCCAGGAGCCCTCCCCCCGTCTCCAAGCGGGAGTCCAAGTCCAGGTCGCGATCCAAGAGCCCCCCCAAGTCTCCGGAGGAGGAAGGAGCCGTGTCCTCTTAAGAAAATGGTAATGTCTGTGGGCCCGAGCGCACCGCCTAGGTCTGCACGGGGCTTGGCGTGGTGTTGTGAGCCGTGGTGATGTGGAAAGCGACTCCCGTCGGGAGAGCTGCTCCGAGGTTACTCGGCTTTGGGCGTAATACTGAAGAGGGGTCTGCAGAGAGGATGTGTGGAAAGCTTAGATAATGATGGCTGTTTCGTAAACTGTTTGAGACCTATTAATGAAAATGACTATTTCTTGCTGTTTTTATCCAACGTCTGCATTTTCCCCCTTTAAAGCTGCGGTCTCCTGTTTGATAAAAGAATATTGGCCAGTATTGCAGATTTTAACTGATTTGGCTGATCCTCCAGGGACCAGTTTCTGTGGGCGTGTATTGGAGCAGGTTTGTCTTTAAATGTTAAAGATGCACTATCCTCTTAGAGAAAAACAATCAGTTCAACTATTGTTGTACTGACTGGGACTTCCTATTCTAATGGATGTAGCACACGAGTTGAAATGCGAAGCAATGAACTTTTGGAACCCCAAAACAAAGTACAGGTATCGCGCTGGGTGGGGAAAGGATAGTGTGTCTTTAACTCTCAAATCGTTTGGTCCTATTTTTTAAGAGGAAAGGGCCCTAACTAGCTCAGATAAAAGCATTATTTTATCTCAATTGCCAAATACTTAATTTGGAAacatttatcttaaaatatagTCTGATACTCTGACCTCAAGTTTCTGTTTGGAtacagcccctgccccccattccctcccccctcctttcccCCCCTTAtcactccccaccaccaccaccaccaccaccttttttttaaactttgtttacttagccaaaaaatagataaattgacAGTTGGTGGTAGCCATTGAAAATTTCTTAATCGGGCCTTTAGAAAACTGATCATGGCCGGGTGGAACCTTACCGTAACCTCCTTGTTTCACCAGAGCCTTAGTAAGTACAAGCCTGAAACTGAAACCATGTGCACTGGGCCCTCCTGGTGATGGGAGGTAAGCTGAACTCGTTTCTTTTCAAACCTAGATGTGTCTGCGAGGAGCCTAATGGAGGACTTGAGAAAAGGACCACATACTCAGTCCATCGGTTTGGTCCGTTGAAGAATCCTTGGAACAACCAACTGGCTATTGAAAAGGTTATTTTGTAACATTTGTCTAACTTTTTACTTGTTTTAATCTGCCTCAGGTGGCAAACTTCATTTTATGTGCCATTTTGTTGCTGTTATTCAAATTTCTTGTAATTTAGTAAGGTGAACGACTTCAGATTTCATTATTGGATTGGATATTTGaggtaaaatttcattttgtttatatagTGCTGACTTTTTGTTTGGAATTAAACAGATTGGTAACCTAATTTGTGGCCTCCTCACTTTTAAGGAAACATGTGCAGCCATTACAGTCTAAAGCTGTCAAGAGATTGACTCAACATTGCCTTCattccttaaaatttaaaaaaaaaaaaaaactacaaaagttGGTGTAAATTTGTATATGTTATTTACCTTCAGATCTAAAAATGGTAATCAGAACCCAAATTTGTATAAAGACTTCAGGTGaaaagacttgatttttttttgaaaggattgTTGACCAAACACAATTCTAATCTCTTCTCTTGTGTATTTTTGTGCACTAGGCGCAGTTGTGTAGCAGTTGAGTAATGCTGGTTAGCTGTTAAGGTGGCGTGTTGCAGTGCAGAGTGCTTGGCTGTTTCCTGTTTTCTCCCGATTGCTCCTGTGTAAAGATGCCTTGTCGTGCAGAAACAAATGGCTGTCCAGTTTATTAATGCCTGACAACTGCACTTCCAGTCACCCGGGCCTTGCATATAAATAACGGAGCATACAGTGAGCACCTCTAGCTGATGATAAATAcaccttttttctccctctccccccaaaaaTGGTAAACCGGATTGTCTTGTATGAacttaaaatatggaaaatgttaaGGAAACATGGTTTGTAACTTTGTAAGTACTTATAACATGGTGTATCTTTTTGCTTATGAATATTCTGTACTATAACCATTGTTTCTGTAgttcaattaaaatgttttcttggtgTTAGCTTTTCTCAGAATGTGTCTTGGTCTTTTTTCCCGTCCGTCTCAGATCTCTGCAGTTGAGGTCACTGCAGAGGGTGGAAGGCAAGATGCCTGAGTGCGTGAAACCACTGCTGTGCGGCAGTGCTTTTTCTTGAGACAGTCCCCGCCTCAGCCTAACCCATGCCCGTCTTACTGCCAAGCACAGTCCAGTCCTTTATCTTAGAAGGTGTTTATTTTTCCCTTGTTGTGCCACATCCCAATTTCAGGCCAGCAGACTTGACCGTTTCAGCCCACTGCACTTGGCCTGATCTGACTGCAGCTGCTGGGGTGCTGGTCAGCGTTGGCTCTGCCCCTGAGCAGCTGTGTGGGTCTAGCCTGGGCCCTCTGCACGGGAGATGACCAGCATTTCAACTGTGTGTCTTCCTGGGAGGGCGGAGTCTGCGATGTGCTCCTTGTCAGCATCGAAAGACCCCAGGGGGACGTGGGCGCATCTCATCTCCCACTTGTAGAGCAGAGCTTCCAGGGACCAGTCAGCGCTGGAGGAAAAGGAATTGAGAGAGCTTGGGTATAGTTCAACCTTAGGCCTTAAACTAGATGTTGCCCGAGTACTAATAAAGCCTAAGTAGGCCGGGACTGCCAATGCTCACCTCCTAACCTGGTAAGTAGACCACAGCTGAACTCTGGGGTTCTTCTGCATCAGGAAGTACACTGTAGTCAAGATGTCTTCAAAGTCTGAGGGGAGAGATTTTTTAGGGCAGCCTTCCCCTGCGATGCATCTGGCCAAGGGCACCGCCGAGCAGCTTTACCTTCTGGTTCAAAGAAGACATCAGATGCCAGAACGATGTCCTGTGGCGGCAGGCCCAGGAGATCCTGAGAGACATGGCCCCACGTCAGGCCCAGGACGGGCACCTGCGGCAGGTGGTTCATCCGGCAGCTCTGCCGACAGATCTCCAGACAGTGCGGGAGCTCCGCGCTGTCTGACAGCGTGACTTTGGCGCCACATTTTGCAGCCACAATTCCTGGAAGGCTCACACCGGCTCCAATCTAGTCGAACAGCATTGGGAATTTTTTGAACTGGAAGGAATTTGGGATTTCCTCCTAAACATTGTTGTGCTTTCCTATAAACAAATGTACCACGACAAGAagttccaactgctggttcactcccccagtgaccAGAAAGGCCAGAGGTGGGcggatccaaagcccagagctgagctcaAGCATTGGAGCCATTagactcccaggccacagcagagctggatcggcagaggagcagcggggctagaactggcacccaagtgggatgctggcaccacaggcatagGCTCAGCCCACTCCCCACAGCCAGCCCAGTTATCAGGTTTATTCATTGTTCTGTACCTGAAACCGTCACCCCCAAGTGGCAAACCTGCTGCCCCAGGTTTGGGCAGGACATAGGTTTGCCTATGACCATTTTGGGCAAGCAGATATGAAGTGAAATGTTCCATGACAGGTGGAAGGTTGAGATTAGACGAAacctccactccactccccaaatgccagggaagggccagagctggggtccCGCGTGTGGGTGGCATCTGCTGCTATACCAGGCCCATCCCCAGCTACCCAGTTCATAGCATGGAAAGCCCGTCGGCACGGCTTAGGCTGCCGCTGGTGGACTGCGGTTCAGGGGAGAACACCAAAGGGCTAAACGGTAGATGGTTCAGGCTCCTGGGCCTCCTGTGGGCTGGCACGTTAGCTCAGAcctttcaggctggcccagccaccAGATTCTATGAAACAGAAAGGGCtggtcattgtggcacagtgggttaaaccgcctCACTCCCGCAACGCCCACATCCCTTGGGGGCGGcttgcagtcccggctgctccacttccaagccagctccctgctaatgtgcctggggaagcagtggaacctgtacccacacgggagacacggcccagcccagccctggccattttggctacCTCGGGAGTACGCCAGCtgacctgtctctccttctctctgtaagtaTGCTTTTATAAGGCAGTAAGTGTAAAATGAGAGCATGATGGAGGCTTCTGTACCTCTAAGACAGCCTTGCCCGGCAGGGATCTTCTGTGAAACCAGAGGTACTGGGCCAGGACCACAGCACAGGGCCAAACGTACATTCCATACTGCGGGTGCAGAACCTGGAGAGAATGTTTCTGTAAGCCATAAGTAACTCACCTGCTGGAAGCTCGAATATACGCAGCAGCTGCTTTCGGACAATGGCCTCCATTAACAAAAATGACAGCCCGGCTCCAGGTCAGCACCGGCGGGATACGAAACAGCAGCCGTGCCAGGCCCCACGCTCAAGACTGCAGATTAAGGTACAGGGCCTGTCACTGGAGAACACAGGCAACAAGCCCACGCGTGCTATGAACCCAAGAGtgacatggggccggtgctgtggcgtagtggctaaagccaccgcctgcagtgccagcatccatatgggcgccggttcaagtcccggctgctcctcttccaatagaGCTccgctaacggcctgggaaagcagtggaagagccgagtacttgggccctgcacccacgtgggagacctggaggaagctcctggctttggaccagcgcagctccggctgttgtggccatcccgggagtgagccagcggatgaagacctttctctctgctttctgtaactgcctttcaaataaatacgtaacttttaaaaagaaaaagagtgatgTGCAGCATAACGTGTGCGGGAGCAGGGACAACCACACGGTGACAAGGAAGTCAGGCACAGGCAGAACTGACTGAAGCCAGCCAGCCGCCTCAGGCCGGGCCTGGCAAGTGCAGGCGGGCTCGTGCTACCGGAAGCGCACCGTGGGGTCTCGTCAGCCACGGGAGTGTCACAGCAAGAAGTTCTGGAGGGTTCTAAGCTCAAACCGAACCGGCGGCGTCACTGGGAAACTGTGGGCCCAGGAATTCACCCCAGAGGGGAGCGGACTCAGGCCGCGCAGGGGTGGAGGGTGCCGCCTTGGCTCAGACTCCCCCGAGTTGCCTAACCTAACGGTGCTGAAGTTTCCTCGCCGGCCAGACAGCCGGGAAATTCGCGCTGTGCAGCCGGTGGGGCCGCAGCCTGCAGGGCCGGTTcgggccccagctgcccctcttcccatccagctctctgctatggcctgggaaggcagcggaagatggcccacgcccctgcacccacgtgggggacctggaggaagctcctggctcccatgggcgcagctctggccgttgtggccatctagggagtgaaccagcagatagaagacctctctgcctttctttcaaataaagattcaAGGCAAACGACTTAGTGCAGGTGCGGGCACAGGCCAGGGGGAGCAGCGCTCAGGAGACCACAGCGGCCGCAGACGGGCGGACTGGATCATTCGATCCACGCAAAAAGTGAGCGCTTGAAACGCACTGGGCACTGCTGTAGGGCAGGAGAGGGGCCGCGCCTGGCCGGGAAGGGACGGACACCGGCCACGGGACAGGGCTGCGCGGGGCGCGGGCGCCTCCGTCTTCTCCCCAGCCCAGGGGGAAACCCAAGGGGGGCGTTCAGACGCAGCCGTCCGGAGACACCAGAAGGGCACCTAGCCTCCGCCTGGGCCGTGGGACGGCCAACACCGCCCTCGCTGGCCGCTACGACGCAGAGGGAACGCGCGCGGGCCGGGAGCGCCCGTCCCCGGGGCCTGGGTCCCCTCGATTCCTCGACTTCACCCGCCAAAGGGCCTCTGGACCCagacctctgtcctcactgcAGTCCGCTCCCCGACCCGGCGGGCTGGAGGCGCCCCGCACGCACCTGCGGCACGCGAACCTCCAGCACGGAGCCCCGCTCCCCCGAGAACCGGAAGCGCTGGCCCCGGGCCGCAAGTCCTCCTAAGCCCAGACAGGCGTCGGTGCGCTCGGGGCGGCCCGCGGCCCGCGGCGGGCACCGAGCCGCCAGGCTGCGCGCGTGGGGACCCCCGGCCGTCCACGCGGCCCGCACCGCCCGGCAGCGGGAAGGGCCAAGGCACGCTCCCACGACGCCCAGCGCGCGCGCGTGCGGAGCTCAGCCAACCCCGGGCCACGCACAAAACACGCGCCGCCAGGGCCCGGCCGGAAGCGGGCGCGGGGAGGCGGCGCGCGGCCGGAAGTGGCCGGCGCGCCGGAagtgggcggggcgggcggcggctgaCGGGACCTTCCCAACATGGCGGAGGCCCGGCCTGTGTGAGGGCGGACCCCGGAGGCGCCGAGGCCAATGACGGGCCGCGGGAGACGGCGGGGCGGGGAGGACGGCCGCCGCATGCCCAACCCGAGGCttgggaggtggctggggagTGAATATTCTGGAAGGCGACTTTAAAGGCGCTGGGCCGGGGCGAAGGGCGTTTCGGGGCGGCCGCCGGCCGAGCTGGGAGGGGGCGCGCTCAGCGGCAGGGAGCGAGGCCGCCGCGGACCCCGCAGGATGAACCACAAGAGCAAGAAGCGGATCCGCGAGGCCAAGCGGAGCGCGCGGCCGGAGCTCAAGGACTCGCTGGACTGGACCCGGCACAACTACTACGAGAGCTTCCCGCTGAGCCCGGCGGCCGTGGCGGTGAGCGGGCGAGGGGCGGGCGAGGGGTCGCGCAGGCCCGGGCAGGCGCGCGGCCCGTGCCCCGGCCGCCTCGGCCGACCCCGCGGGTGCTCGTGGGGGGCGCGTCGTGACCGGCGGGTCTCTccgatccccccccccccccaggataACGTGGAGCGCGCAGACGCCCTGCAGCTGTCCGTGGAGGAGTTCGTGGAGCGCTACGAGCGGCCGTACAAGCCCGTGGTGCTGCTGAACGCCCAGGAGGGCTGGTCGGCGCAGGAGAAGTGGACGCTGGAGCGCCTGAAGCGGAAGTACCGCAACCAGAAGTTCAAGTGCGGCGAGGACAACGACGGCTACTCggtgaagatgaagatgaagtaCTACATCGAGTACAT encodes:
- the SRSF2 gene encoding serine/arginine-rich splicing factor 2 isoform X2, which gives rise to MSYGRPPPDVEGMTSLKVDNLTYRTSPDTLRRVFEKYGRVGDVYIPRDRYTKESRGFAFVRFHDKRDAEDAMDAMDGAVLDGRELRVQMARYGRPPDSHHSRRGPPPRSPRRRRRSRSRSRSRSRSRSRSRYSRSKSRSRTRSRSRSTSKSRSARRSKSKSSSVSRSRSRSRSRSRSRSPPPVSKRESKSRSRSKSPPKSPEEEGAVSS
- the SRSF2 gene encoding serine/arginine-rich splicing factor 2 isoform X1, whose amino-acid sequence is MSYGRPPPDVEGMTSLKVDNLTYRTSPDTLRRVFEKYGRVGDVYIPRDRYTKESRGFAFVRFHDKRDAEDAMDAMDGAVLDGRELRVQMARYGRPPDSHHSRRGPPPRRYGGGGYGRRSRSPRRRRRSRSRSRSRSRSRSRSRYSRSKSRSRTRSRSRSTSKSRSARRSKSKSSSVSRSRSRSRSRSRSRSPPPVSKRESKSRSRSKSPPKSPEEEGAVSS
- the METTL23 gene encoding histone-arginine methyltransferase METTL23 isoform X1; this encodes MYVWPCAVVLAQYLWFHRRSLPGKAVLEIGAGVSLPGIVAAKCGAKVTLSDSAELPHCLEICRQSCRMNHLPQVPVLGLTWGHVSQDLLGLPPQDIVLASDVFFEPEDFEDILTTVYFLMQKNPRVQLWSTYQVRSADWSLEALLYKWEMRCAHVPLGSFDADKEHIADSALPGRHTVEMLVISRAEGPG
- the METTL23 gene encoding histone-arginine methyltransferase METTL23 isoform X2; translated protein: MNHLPQVPVLGLTWGHVSQDLLGLPPQDIVLASDVFFEPEDFEDILTTVYFLMQKNPRVQLWSTYQVRSADWSLEALLYKWEMRCAHVPLGSFDADKEHIADSALPGRHTVEMLVISRAEGPG